The following are encoded together in the Tripterygium wilfordii isolate XIE 37 chromosome 18, ASM1340144v1, whole genome shotgun sequence genome:
- the LOC119984125 gene encoding uncharacterized protein LOC119984125 isoform X3 produces the protein MKELDACSSPGHNDEVSHMILKSQDSSALPSSPQLELDNGDDDDLDPAMKEELDREVEDFAQRLNSHWPERMQELLLGQERRLGPYRGMSVVLCIHIHAYVVACWTNPTGHLCVLFSV, from the exons ATGAAG GAGTTGGATGCCTGCTCTTCCCCTGGCCATAATGATGAGGTTTCTCATATGATTCTGAAGTCACAAGATTCATCGGCCCTGCCCTCCTCGCCTCAGCTTGAGCTTGATAATGGTGACGACGATGATTTAGATCCTGCAATGAAGGAGGAGCTTGATAG GGAGGTGGAGGATTTTGCTCAGAGACTGAATTCACACTGGCCTGAGAGGATGCAGGAATTACTTTTGGGTCAGGAAAGGAGGCTTGGACCATATCGAGGAATGTCAGTGGTTctgtgtatacatatacac GCTTATGTCGTTGCATGTTGGACCAACCCCACCGGACATCTTTGCGTTCTGTTTTCTGTTTGA
- the LOC119984123 gene encoding uncharacterized protein LOC119984123 isoform X3 gives MPWISKDSAKNRDLLRAFWDKLSLDETKEIVSFKNMALEEVPGSSIIKSLTTLVRKPGFSSLPQVCLRAGSALLDIIQARTSRFPLTSQELFSILDDASENTFLCGTAVLMQRYIFDGEAGKIALEPKNLVACTSFLVEQKLVRAWLADKDAEALRCQKLLVEEEEAAQRRQAELLERKRQKKLRQKEQKAKEQKLEDDGDKESIDNTQEARPRAETCSSLAASDSDSQNPDSVPYNIPSSPEPSPKTNTYEDMEHETVGFDILVTGQIIERRTRQGSGPPRHTVFSRWQVQQKFQRSHLPNGFHASQNSHTQKLGAMQKHGTQRDSGAAPIFSGNKVWSRKPKPENGGESLNRVQKEVSNRSDQNRNHEVLIGSISVTLGNGSHHEGNSAAGVLDDSLADDQMQKKSNLQEKPAKSESAQGSTNRSIVKLWRPVSRSGTKGAIPVENRGRESEADTLAEKGENKSLSAINNDNVEIENGSAPKGGGLFSGGLQFSSQDAKDFLAKRWKEAIAAEHVKLVLDPDFGHSECTEEVQNYCEVAASQASEVNRHSVLGNVENGLVNVGALDSAAPGPTKVKSRTKPEKGVKMMYIPKQRGIA, from the exons ATGCCTTGGATCAGCAAG GATTCTGCCAAAAATAGGGATCTATTGAGAGCATTTTGGGATAAG CTTTCTTTGGATGAGACAAAGGAAATTGTATCTTTTAAGAATATGGCGTTAGAG GAAGTTCCTGGGTCTTCTATAATTAAATCATTGACTACACTTGTAAGGAAACCAGGATTCTCTTCTCTGCCACAAGTTTGTTTGAGGGCCGGTTCTGCTCTTTTG GATATTATCCAAGCGCGAACTTCCAGGTTTCCTTTGACTTCACAGGAGCTATTCAGTATACTTGATGATGCTAGTGAAAATACTTTTTTATGTGGGACTGCTGTGTTAATGCAAAGATATATTTTTGATGGAGAAGCTGGAAAGATTGCCCTTGAACCAAAGAATTTAGTTGCTTGCACCAGCTTTTTGGTGGAACAGAAATTG GTTAGGGCGTGGCTTGCTGACAAGGATGCTGAAGCTTTAAGGTGCCAGAAATTACttgtggaggaggaagaagcaGCTCAAAGAAG GCAAGCTGAGCTTTTGGAAAGGAAAAGGCAGAAAAAGCTTAGGCAGAAGGAGCAGAAAGCAAAGGAGCAAAAACTAGAGGACGATGGGGATAAGGAGAGTATTGACAATACACAAGAAGCTAGGCCTCGAGCAGAAACATGCAGCTCTTTGGCTGCATCTGATTCTGATTCTCAGAACCCAGATTCAGTGCCATATAATATTCCTTCTTCTCCTGAACCTTCCCCAAAGACAAACACATATGAGGATATGGAGCATGAGACAGTTGGATTTGACATCCTAGTTACTGGTCAGATCATTGAACGACGGACACGGCAAGGTAGTGGTCCTCCTAGACATACAGTATTTTCTCGTTGGCAGGTCCAACAAAAATTTCAACGGAGTCATTTGCCCAATGGTTTCCATGCGAGTCAGAACTCTCATACCCAAAAGCTTGGGGCCATGCAGAAGCATGGAACTCAAAGGGATTCAGGGGCTGCTCCAATTTTCAGTGGCAACAAAGTTTGGAGTCGAAAGCCTAAACCAGAAAATGGAGGGGAAAGTTTGAATAGAGTACAGAAAGAAGTATCAAATAGGTCAGACCAGAATAGGAACCATGAAGTGTTGATTGGCTCCATATCTGTCACCCTTGGAAATGGTAGCCATCATGAGGGTAACAGTGCGGCTGGAGTTTTAGATGATTCCCTTGCAGATGATCAAATGCAAAAGAAGAGCAATCTTCAAGAGAAGCCAGCTAAATCGGAATCTGCTCAAGGTAGTACTAATAGGTCAATTGTGAAGCTTTGGAGGCCTGTCAGCCGGAGTGGAACTAAAGGTGCCATTCCTGTAGAAAATCGTGGAAGAGAATCTGAAGCAGATACCCTTGCTGAAAAGGGTGAGAATAAGTCACTGTCTGCCATAAATAACGATAATGTTGAAATAGAGAACGGCTCTGCCCCAAAAGGGGGAGGCTTGTTTTCAGGAGGATTGCAGTTCTCAAGCCAGGATGCAAAAGATTTTCTTGCAAAGA GGTGGAAGGAGGCTATCGCAGCTGAGCATGTGAAATTGGTACTGGATCCTGATTTTGGGCATTCAGAATGTACCGAGGAGGTGCAAAATTATTGTGAAGTAGCAGCGTCTCAAGCGTCAGAAGTTAACAGGCACAGTGTTCTTGGCAATGTAGAGAACGGATTGGTTAATGTTGGGGCTCTTGATTCTGCGGCTCCAGGGCCTACAAAAGTCAAATCCAGAACAAAGCCGGAAAAGGGTGTGAAGATGATGTATATTCCAAAACAGAGAGGCATCGCCTAA
- the LOC119984617 gene encoding short-chain dehydrogenase TIC 32, chloroplastic-like, whose amino-acid sequence MWFFGMKGPSGFSASSTAEEVTQGIDGSGLTAVVTGASSGIGAETARVLALRGVHVFMGVRNMAAGKDVKEAIVREIPNAKVDTLELDLSSMASVRKFASDYSASRRPLNLLINNAGIMAVPFTLSSDNIELQFATNHVGHFLLTSLLLDTMKKTARNSNKGGRIVNVASDAHWLTYWEGIRFDKISDPSGYKRPLAYGQSKLANVLHANQLARTLKDEGVNITANSLHPGVIKTNLFRYNSTFNGLMDKVGKFVFKNVQQGAATTCYVALHPQVEGTSGEYFADSNLARKSPKAKDPDLANKLWDFTMNLIK is encoded by the exons ATGTGGTTTTTTGGAATGAAAGGACCATCTGGGTTCTCTGCATCTTCCACGGCAGAGGAAGTGACGCAAGGAATCGATGGCTCTGGCCTCACTGCCGTTGTCACAG GAGCATCTAGTGGCATAGGCGCTGAAACTGCACGTGTTCTTGCACTTCGCGGTGTGCATGTATTTATGGGGGTTAGGAACATGGCTGCTGGAAAAGACGTCAAAGAGGCGATAGTTAGGGAAATTCCTAATGCGAAAGTTGATACATTGGAATTGGATCTCAGTTCAATGGCATCTGTGAGAAAATTTGCCTCAGATTACAGTGCCTCTCGTCGTCCTCTGAATCTCCTAAT TAACAATGCAGGTATCATGGCAGTCCCGTTCACGCTTTCCAGTGACAACATAGAACTGCAGTTTGCTACTAACCACGTAG GCCATTTTCTGTTGACAAGTCTCTTGTTGGACACCATGAAGAAGACAGCACGCAATAGTAATAAAGGAGGAAGAATCGTTAACGTCGCCTCAGATGCTCATTGGTTGACTTATTGGGAAGGAATTCGCTTTGATAAAATCAGTGATCCATCAGG GTACAAGAGACCTCTTGCATATGGACAGTCGAAGCTTGCTAATGTTTTACATGCTAATCAGCTTGCAAGAACTCTGAAG GACGAAGGGGTAAATATAACTGCAAATTCTCTTCATCCAGGAGTGATAAAGACCAACCTCTTCCGTTATAACAGCACTTTCAACG GGCTCATGGATAAGGTCGGTAAATTCGTGTTTAAAAATGTGCAGCAG GGGGCTGCAACGACTTGTTATGTGGCTTTGCATCCCCAAGTGGAAGGGACAAGTGGTGAATATTTTGCAGACTCTAATTTGGCCAGAAAAAGCCCCAAGGCTAAGGACCCTGACTTGGCCAACAAGCTCTGGGATTTCACCATGAATCTCATTaagtaa
- the LOC119984123 gene encoding uncharacterized protein LOC119984123 isoform X2 produces the protein MQTCDKCSREFCSPINYRRHIRVQHRLKKLDKDSAKNRDLLRAFWDKLSLDETKEIVSFKNMALEEVPGSSIIKSLTTLVRKPGFSSLPQVCLRAGSALLDIIQARTSRFPLTSQELFSILDDASENTFLCGTAVLMQRYIFDGEAGKIALEPKNLVACTSFLVEQKLVRAWLADKDAEALRCQKLLVEEEEAAQRRQAELLERKRQKKLRQKEQKAKEQKLEDDGDKESIDNTQEARPRAETCSSLAASDSDSQNPDSVPYNIPSSPEPSPKTNTYEDMEHETVGFDILVTGQIIERRTRQGSGPPRHTVFSRWQVQQKFQRSHLPNGFHASQNSHTQKLGAMQKHGTQRDSGAAPIFSGNKVWSRKPKPENGGESLNRVQKEVSNRSDQNRNHEVLIGSISVTLGNGSHHEGNSAAGVLDDSLADDQMQKKSNLQEKPAKSESAQGSTNRSIVKLWRPVSRSGTKGAIPVENRGRESEADTLAEKGENKSLSAINNDNVEIENGSAPKGGGLFSGGLQFSSQDAKDFLAKRWKEAIAAEHVKLVLDPDFGHSECTEEVQNYCEVAASQASEVNRHSVLGNVENGLVNVGALDSAAPGPTKVKSRTKPEKGVKMMYIPKQRGIA, from the exons ATGCAGACGTGTGACAAGTGTTCTCGTGAATTTTGTTCACCAATTAACTATAGGAGGCATATACGTGTGCAACATCGATTGAAAAAGCTTGATAAG GATTCTGCCAAAAATAGGGATCTATTGAGAGCATTTTGGGATAAG CTTTCTTTGGATGAGACAAAGGAAATTGTATCTTTTAAGAATATGGCGTTAGAG GAAGTTCCTGGGTCTTCTATAATTAAATCATTGACTACACTTGTAAGGAAACCAGGATTCTCTTCTCTGCCACAAGTTTGTTTGAGGGCCGGTTCTGCTCTTTTG GATATTATCCAAGCGCGAACTTCCAGGTTTCCTTTGACTTCACAGGAGCTATTCAGTATACTTGATGATGCTAGTGAAAATACTTTTTTATGTGGGACTGCTGTGTTAATGCAAAGATATATTTTTGATGGAGAAGCTGGAAAGATTGCCCTTGAACCAAAGAATTTAGTTGCTTGCACCAGCTTTTTGGTGGAACAGAAATTG GTTAGGGCGTGGCTTGCTGACAAGGATGCTGAAGCTTTAAGGTGCCAGAAATTACttgtggaggaggaagaagcaGCTCAAAGAAG GCAAGCTGAGCTTTTGGAAAGGAAAAGGCAGAAAAAGCTTAGGCAGAAGGAGCAGAAAGCAAAGGAGCAAAAACTAGAGGACGATGGGGATAAGGAGAGTATTGACAATACACAAGAAGCTAGGCCTCGAGCAGAAACATGCAGCTCTTTGGCTGCATCTGATTCTGATTCTCAGAACCCAGATTCAGTGCCATATAATATTCCTTCTTCTCCTGAACCTTCCCCAAAGACAAACACATATGAGGATATGGAGCATGAGACAGTTGGATTTGACATCCTAGTTACTGGTCAGATCATTGAACGACGGACACGGCAAGGTAGTGGTCCTCCTAGACATACAGTATTTTCTCGTTGGCAGGTCCAACAAAAATTTCAACGGAGTCATTTGCCCAATGGTTTCCATGCGAGTCAGAACTCTCATACCCAAAAGCTTGGGGCCATGCAGAAGCATGGAACTCAAAGGGATTCAGGGGCTGCTCCAATTTTCAGTGGCAACAAAGTTTGGAGTCGAAAGCCTAAACCAGAAAATGGAGGGGAAAGTTTGAATAGAGTACAGAAAGAAGTATCAAATAGGTCAGACCAGAATAGGAACCATGAAGTGTTGATTGGCTCCATATCTGTCACCCTTGGAAATGGTAGCCATCATGAGGGTAACAGTGCGGCTGGAGTTTTAGATGATTCCCTTGCAGATGATCAAATGCAAAAGAAGAGCAATCTTCAAGAGAAGCCAGCTAAATCGGAATCTGCTCAAGGTAGTACTAATAGGTCAATTGTGAAGCTTTGGAGGCCTGTCAGCCGGAGTGGAACTAAAGGTGCCATTCCTGTAGAAAATCGTGGAAGAGAATCTGAAGCAGATACCCTTGCTGAAAAGGGTGAGAATAAGTCACTGTCTGCCATAAATAACGATAATGTTGAAATAGAGAACGGCTCTGCCCCAAAAGGGGGAGGCTTGTTTTCAGGAGGATTGCAGTTCTCAAGCCAGGATGCAAAAGATTTTCTTGCAAAGA GGTGGAAGGAGGCTATCGCAGCTGAGCATGTGAAATTGGTACTGGATCCTGATTTTGGGCATTCAGAATGTACCGAGGAGGTGCAAAATTATTGTGAAGTAGCAGCGTCTCAAGCGTCAGAAGTTAACAGGCACAGTGTTCTTGGCAATGTAGAGAACGGATTGGTTAATGTTGGGGCTCTTGATTCTGCGGCTCCAGGGCCTACAAAAGTCAAATCCAGAACAAAGCCGGAAAAGGGTGTGAAGATGATGTATATTCCAAAACAGAGAGGCATCGCCTAA
- the LOC119984125 gene encoding uncharacterized protein LOC119984125 isoform X2, translating into MILKSQDSSALPSSPQLELDNGDDDDLDPAMKEELDREVEDFAQRLNSHWPERMQELLLGQERRLGPYRGMSVVLCIHIHVCSSYTFFFLFLYTFHLSMWSSSSHDWISQANTCAHIFPVLS; encoded by the exons ATGATTCTGAAGTCACAAGATTCATCGGCCCTGCCCTCCTCGCCTCAGCTTGAGCTTGATAATGGTGACGACGATGATTTAGATCCTGCAATGAAGGAGGAGCTTGATAG GGAGGTGGAGGATTTTGCTCAGAGACTGAATTCACACTGGCCTGAGAGGATGCAGGAATTACTTTTGGGTCAGGAAAGGAGGCTTGGACCATATCGAGGAATGTCAGTGGTTctgtgtatacatatacacgtaTGCTCTTCctatacttttttctttttgtttttgtataccTTTCATTTATCCATGTGGTCTTCCAGTTCCCACGATTGGATTTCCCAGGCTAATACTTGCGCACACATTTTTCCTGTTTTATCATGA
- the LOC119984125 gene encoding uncharacterized protein LOC119984125 isoform X1: MKELDACSSPGHNDEVSHMILKSQDSSALPSSPQLELDNGDDDDLDPAMKEELDREVEDFAQRLNSHWPERMQELLLGQERRLGPYRGMSVVLCIHIHVCSSYTFFFLFLYTFHLSMWSSSSHDWISQANTCAHIFPVLS, from the exons ATGAAG GAGTTGGATGCCTGCTCTTCCCCTGGCCATAATGATGAGGTTTCTCATATGATTCTGAAGTCACAAGATTCATCGGCCCTGCCCTCCTCGCCTCAGCTTGAGCTTGATAATGGTGACGACGATGATTTAGATCCTGCAATGAAGGAGGAGCTTGATAG GGAGGTGGAGGATTTTGCTCAGAGACTGAATTCACACTGGCCTGAGAGGATGCAGGAATTACTTTTGGGTCAGGAAAGGAGGCTTGGACCATATCGAGGAATGTCAGTGGTTctgtgtatacatatacacgtaTGCTCTTCctatacttttttctttttgtttttgtataccTTTCATTTATCCATGTGGTCTTCCAGTTCCCACGATTGGATTTCCCAGGCTAATACTTGCGCACACATTTTTCCTGTTTTATCATGA
- the LOC119984123 gene encoding uncharacterized protein LOC119984123 isoform X1 yields the protein MSIAKLKAPNTIDVMRSEEGNDSVDTFSRQASGKEPFLSFSRAGDSPVQWIQWLHALDQQELPGWPLLTPLKIQMQTCDKCSREFCSPINYRRHIRVQHRLKKLDKDSAKNRDLLRAFWDKLSLDETKEIVSFKNMALEEVPGSSIIKSLTTLVRKPGFSSLPQVCLRAGSALLDIIQARTSRFPLTSQELFSILDDASENTFLCGTAVLMQRYIFDGEAGKIALEPKNLVACTSFLVEQKLVRAWLADKDAEALRCQKLLVEEEEAAQRRQAELLERKRQKKLRQKEQKAKEQKLEDDGDKESIDNTQEARPRAETCSSLAASDSDSQNPDSVPYNIPSSPEPSPKTNTYEDMEHETVGFDILVTGQIIERRTRQGSGPPRHTVFSRWQVQQKFQRSHLPNGFHASQNSHTQKLGAMQKHGTQRDSGAAPIFSGNKVWSRKPKPENGGESLNRVQKEVSNRSDQNRNHEVLIGSISVTLGNGSHHEGNSAAGVLDDSLADDQMQKKSNLQEKPAKSESAQGSTNRSIVKLWRPVSRSGTKGAIPVENRGRESEADTLAEKGENKSLSAINNDNVEIENGSAPKGGGLFSGGLQFSSQDAKDFLAKRWKEAIAAEHVKLVLDPDFGHSECTEEVQNYCEVAASQASEVNRHSVLGNVENGLVNVGALDSAAPGPTKVKSRTKPEKGVKMMYIPKQRGIA from the exons ATGTCAATTGCAAAACTCAAAGCCCCAAACACTATTGATGTGATGAGGTCAGAGGAGGGAAATGATTCTGTAGATACCTTTAGCAGACAAGCAAGTGGAAAAGaaccctttctttctttctcaaggGCTGGAGACAGCCCAGTCCAGTGGATCCAATGGCTCCATGCCTTGGATCAGCAAG AGTTACCAGGTTGGCCTTTGCTTACTCCTTTAAAGATACAGATGCAGACGTGTGACAAGTGTTCTCGTGAATTTTGTTCACCAATTAACTATAGGAGGCATATACGTGTGCAACATCGATTGAAAAAGCTTGATAAG GATTCTGCCAAAAATAGGGATCTATTGAGAGCATTTTGGGATAAG CTTTCTTTGGATGAGACAAAGGAAATTGTATCTTTTAAGAATATGGCGTTAGAG GAAGTTCCTGGGTCTTCTATAATTAAATCATTGACTACACTTGTAAGGAAACCAGGATTCTCTTCTCTGCCACAAGTTTGTTTGAGGGCCGGTTCTGCTCTTTTG GATATTATCCAAGCGCGAACTTCCAGGTTTCCTTTGACTTCACAGGAGCTATTCAGTATACTTGATGATGCTAGTGAAAATACTTTTTTATGTGGGACTGCTGTGTTAATGCAAAGATATATTTTTGATGGAGAAGCTGGAAAGATTGCCCTTGAACCAAAGAATTTAGTTGCTTGCACCAGCTTTTTGGTGGAACAGAAATTG GTTAGGGCGTGGCTTGCTGACAAGGATGCTGAAGCTTTAAGGTGCCAGAAATTACttgtggaggaggaagaagcaGCTCAAAGAAG GCAAGCTGAGCTTTTGGAAAGGAAAAGGCAGAAAAAGCTTAGGCAGAAGGAGCAGAAAGCAAAGGAGCAAAAACTAGAGGACGATGGGGATAAGGAGAGTATTGACAATACACAAGAAGCTAGGCCTCGAGCAGAAACATGCAGCTCTTTGGCTGCATCTGATTCTGATTCTCAGAACCCAGATTCAGTGCCATATAATATTCCTTCTTCTCCTGAACCTTCCCCAAAGACAAACACATATGAGGATATGGAGCATGAGACAGTTGGATTTGACATCCTAGTTACTGGTCAGATCATTGAACGACGGACACGGCAAGGTAGTGGTCCTCCTAGACATACAGTATTTTCTCGTTGGCAGGTCCAACAAAAATTTCAACGGAGTCATTTGCCCAATGGTTTCCATGCGAGTCAGAACTCTCATACCCAAAAGCTTGGGGCCATGCAGAAGCATGGAACTCAAAGGGATTCAGGGGCTGCTCCAATTTTCAGTGGCAACAAAGTTTGGAGTCGAAAGCCTAAACCAGAAAATGGAGGGGAAAGTTTGAATAGAGTACAGAAAGAAGTATCAAATAGGTCAGACCAGAATAGGAACCATGAAGTGTTGATTGGCTCCATATCTGTCACCCTTGGAAATGGTAGCCATCATGAGGGTAACAGTGCGGCTGGAGTTTTAGATGATTCCCTTGCAGATGATCAAATGCAAAAGAAGAGCAATCTTCAAGAGAAGCCAGCTAAATCGGAATCTGCTCAAGGTAGTACTAATAGGTCAATTGTGAAGCTTTGGAGGCCTGTCAGCCGGAGTGGAACTAAAGGTGCCATTCCTGTAGAAAATCGTGGAAGAGAATCTGAAGCAGATACCCTTGCTGAAAAGGGTGAGAATAAGTCACTGTCTGCCATAAATAACGATAATGTTGAAATAGAGAACGGCTCTGCCCCAAAAGGGGGAGGCTTGTTTTCAGGAGGATTGCAGTTCTCAAGCCAGGATGCAAAAGATTTTCTTGCAAAGA GGTGGAAGGAGGCTATCGCAGCTGAGCATGTGAAATTGGTACTGGATCCTGATTTTGGGCATTCAGAATGTACCGAGGAGGTGCAAAATTATTGTGAAGTAGCAGCGTCTCAAGCGTCAGAAGTTAACAGGCACAGTGTTCTTGGCAATGTAGAGAACGGATTGGTTAATGTTGGGGCTCTTGATTCTGCGGCTCCAGGGCCTACAAAAGTCAAATCCAGAACAAAGCCGGAAAAGGGTGTGAAGATGATGTATATTCCAAAACAGAGAGGCATCGCCTAA
- the LOC119984124 gene encoding uncharacterized protein LOC119984124, which produces MSGGVGPTCNDISLPKEQEQEHKVQNDDSKSLKSVKTPTTQQKAGFLSFQQLNSLAVMIVLSASGMVSPEDIAFVLLSIIYVYFLSRVAFPSLQPGRESSVFDVKNKVLRLYVLVGAIIGLLLPIGYIFEGIYEGDKEGIKAAAPHVFLLASQVFMEGLAFSGKFSLPIRAFVPVCYNSVRMYAILDWLRNEISKGEEEYGGSTRRLYVGMILAIANLAFWSFNLFGFLLPVYLPKAFKRYYSDPKMRD; this is translated from the coding sequence ATGTCCGGTGGGGTTGGTCCAACATGCAACGACATAAGCCTGCCAAAggagcaagaacaagagcataAGGTTCAAAATGACGACTCAAAGTCCCTTAAGAGCGTCAAAACTCCTACAACCCAACAAAAAGCTGGTTTTCTCAGCTTTCAACAACTCAACTCTCTTGCTGTTATGATTGTCTTATCTGCAAGTGGAATGGTAAGCCCTGAAGACATTGCTTTTGTCCTACTTTCTATCATCTACGTCTATTTCCTGTCCAGAGTTGCATTCCCTTCTCTTCAACCTGGAAGAGAGAGCTCAGTTTTTGATGTCAAAAACAAGGTTCTACGACTATATGTGCTCGTTGGTGCCATAATTGGGCTTCTTCTACCAATTGGGTATATATTTGAAGGGATCTATGAGGGTGATAAGGAGGGGATCAAGGCAGCAGCCCCACATGTCTTTCTCTTGGCCAGTCAAGTATTCATGGAAGGGCTTGCTTTTTCAGGCAAGTTTTCGTTACCTATAAGAGCTTTTGTGCCTGTGTGTTATAATTCAGTGAGGATGTATGCCATTCTGGATTGGTTGAGGAATGAGATCTCAAAGGGGGAGGAAGAGTATGGAGGATCTACAAGAAGGCTGTACGTTGGGATGATTCTTGCTATTGCTAATCTGGCTTTTTGGTCCTTCAACCTCTTTGGGTTCTTGTTGCCTGTTTATCTTCCTAAGGCTTTCAAGAGGTACTACTCAGACCCTAAGATGAGAGATTGA